In one Meles meles chromosome 17, mMelMel3.1 paternal haplotype, whole genome shotgun sequence genomic region, the following are encoded:
- the LOC123928221 gene encoding collagen alpha-1(I) chain-like — MPIPPPPRTNPGWTPVSSRPPRRAGPGACTRATQLSSRSRAGQAPREAGRTAPQRAPFRAASRPGPDPAAGRPPVPPSPAGPSAHSPSRLALARPPPPEDGSHGHDRPRRAPRPRPHTQTRRRGRYRHGSSAPTAAAGAPGLRRARARPAGGSRRPAPGRGEARGELPHTCTAPGQLSRNSFRPRVRTPAPRLLPATLVVPVQTPQDTRSTRTPGRTPAPPPPPRPCPRGREMLPPRLRRAPTNLSGARAAPPPPADFPAPPPAPEPARQGHPFPPPAAGRDFPGRSGSPRPAPLPHPAAALPEVQVREVTGAPGPPRLASRAEHLGPKPPRAALLTVSEAEAEREESAGKWGRGAAAKQAPRRPRVGGGSLPLVRRRPAGARTGGTASEEKGKACGRAGATEGRRSRNPDGDRLPLRKANPKWRRERRRQSGGGGGGGSGGRAGASEGRRAPPHLPPGPARGGPPTPTRAAERARPAARAGRAPGSPLALPPTPAFGRQARPPARRRSLGGARSRGPPPPRGPCQDGRARALTPLQPRRGAGGGPGRLTAAAAAPRPRRWLPRSAAGPRWARRGRPGSPPPVDGWTPRRLRAELLPADRPELAGRLRAARGAAGPRRRVRLAASGPSRGKEPALAGWERDPSAHQVGSGAVRPAAVREGGFLPGSAGRTWTRWEPARPSRFLVCVAKPSLGARGSRPGARTLRWSAHACLRAGPAARGHRGRRPRLSGSAPAPVFRVWLGEILSAERSVFPPADLAGQLGCVVPPALRTVRAAARARAWRISAAPAAAFSALGTNTYFLLRRRSVSTRPVRNLTTASTCSCERKSHTSKAGSQKRAGVKLDEAGVSGPDTPRAWAGLGRQPSAGL; from the exons ATGCCGATTCCTCCACCACCAAGAACCAACCCGGGGTGGACGCCCGTTTCCTCCAGGCCACCCCGCAGGGCCGGGCCAGGGGCGTGCACACGTGCGACACAGCTCAGCTCCCGCAGCCGCGCCggccaggcgccccgggaagccGGACG GACCGCACCGCAGCGGGCGCCGTTCCGAGCAGCCTCCCGCCCCGGCCCCGACCCGGCCGCAGGAAGGCCGCCCGTGCCTCCCAGCCCGGCGGGGCCGTCGGCTCACAGCCCTTCGCGGCTCGCCCTGGCACGACCGCCGCCGCCCGAGGACGGCTCCCACGGGCACGACCGGCCGCGACGAGCGCCCCGTCCCCGGCCGCACACACAGACGCGGCGCCGAGGGCGCTACCGCCATGGCTCCTCCGCGCCGACGGCAGCAGCAGGCGCTCCCGGGCTGCGCAGGGCGCGGGCACGGCCGGCGGGGGGGAGCAGGCGGCCCGCCCCGGGACGCGGCGAGGCGCGCGGGGAACTCCCGCACACTTGCACGGCCCCCGGCCAACTCTCCCGGAACAGTTTCCGGCCCCGCGTGCGCACACCCGCACCCCGACTGCTCCCGGCCACACTCGTCGTCCCCGTCCAAACTCCCCAGGACACCCGCTCGACTCGCACCCCGGGCCGGACcccggcgcccccccccccaccccgcccctgcccccgggGCCGGGAGATGCTCCCGCCGCGCCTCCGCCGCGCGCCAACTAACCTGTCAGGGGCCCGGGCGGCTCCGCCTCCGCCCGCCGACtttcccgcccctcccccagccccggagCCCGCCCGCCAGGGacaccccttccccccccccgccgccgggAGGGACTTCCCGGGCCGCTCAGGATCCCCTcgccccgctcccctcccccaccccgccgccgCGCTCCCGGAGGTCCAGGTCCGGGAGGTgacaggggcgcccgggccgcccagGCTCGCGTCGCGCGCGGAGCACTTAGGCCCGAAGCCTCCGCGGGCGGCTCTGCTCACCGTGTCAGAGGCCGAGGCCGAGCGAGAGGAGAGTGcagggaagtggggaaggggggCGGCCGCCAAGCAGGCTCCTCGGCGGCCCCGGGTCGGCGGCGGCTCCCTGCCGCTTGTCAGGAGGCGGCCCGCGGGGGCGCGGACGGGCGGAACCGCGAGCGAGGAGAAGGGCAAGGCGTGCGGCCGGGCAGGGGCCACCGAGGGGAGGCGGTCCCGCAACCCAGACGGGGATCGACTGCCCCTCCGCAAAGCGAACCCAAAATGGCGGCGGGAGCGGCGGCGGcagagcggcggcggcggcggcggcggctcgggAGGGAGGGCGGGCGCGAGCGAAGGGCGCCGCgcgcccccccacctcccaccaggcCCTGCCCGCGgcggcccccccaccccgactcgGGCGGCGGAGCGCGCACGCCCGGCCGCACGCGCCGGACGGGCTCCGGGCTCGCCGCTCGCtctccccccgacccccgcctTCGGCCGCCAGGCGCGCCCGCCGGCCCGTCGGCGCTCGCTCGGGGGCGCCCGCTCGCggggccccccgcccccccgcggcccCTGTCAGGACGGCCGGGCGCGGGCCCTCACGC CGCTGCAGCCCCGGCGAGGGGCGGGCGGGGGCCCGGGACGACTCaccgccgcggccgccgcgccGCGCCCCCGACGCTGGCTTCCGCGCTCGGCCGCCGGGCCGCGGTGGGCGCGTCGAGGGCGGCCCGGCTCCCCTCCGCCGGTTGACGGGTGGACGCCGCGGCGGCTGCGCGCTGAGCTGCTTCCTGCCGACCGGCCCGAGCTCGCCGGGCGTCTGCGGGCAGCGCGGGGAGCGGCCGGCCCTCGGCGGCGCGTGCGGCTCGCGGCCTCGGGACCCTCGCGGGGGAAGGAGCCGGCGCTCGCGGGCTGGGAGCGGGATCCGAGCGCCCACCAGGTAGGGAGCGGGGCCGTGCGGCCGGCGGCTGTCCGGGAGGGGGGCTTCCTCCCGGGCTCCGCGGGGCGGACGTGGACCCGCTGGGAGCCCGCGCGCCCGTCGCGCTTCTTGGTTTGTGTGGCGAAGCCCAGCCTGGGGGCTCGGGGCTCACGGCCGGGCGCCCGCACGCTGCGCTGGAGCGCTCACGCGTGCCTCCGGGCGGGACCCGCTGCTCGGGGGCACCGGGGACGGAGACCACGTCTTTCTGGCTCCGCGCCGGCCCCGGTCTTCCGTGTCTGGC TCGGGGAGATCCTCTCGGCCGAGCGGAGCGTGTTCCCGCCCGCAGACCTGGCGGGGCAGCTCGGCTGCGTGGTGCCGCCGGCCCTCCGGACGGTTCGTGCGGCCgcgcgggcccgggcctggcGGATTTCGGCGGCTCCTGCCGCTGCTTTCTCAGCACTCGGCACCAACACTTACTTTCTCTTG AGACGCCGCAGTGTGTCCACCAGGCCAGTTCGTAACCTGACGACGGCCTCGACGTGCTCGTGCGAAAGGAAGAGCCACACGTCCAAAGCTGGAAGTCAGAAGCGAGCAGGGGTGAAGCTCGACGAGGCAGGCGTGTCCGGACCCGATACCCCGAGAGCCTGGGCCGGCCTCGGGCGCCAGCCGTCAGCCGGGCTGTGA